Below is a window of Desulfobaccales bacterium DNA.
TGAACCGCATACCTTCCGGGATTATTGCCATGTCCAGAGGGTCCGAGTGGAAGATCAGGGGTCACTATTCCGGGAAGAATGGTATCCCGATAAGGGTTTTAACCCATGGGAAGATGAAAGGACGGTTGAAGCGGTGGAAGATGCCTTTAGGGCGGCAACCAAGTCTCAGATGTTTAAACCAGAAGAACTCGCCCTTGCCCGTCAATACCTCCCCGCCATCCAGGCCGCGGCGGACTCCTGCACCTGGCCTCCGGAGCTCGAGGCGATCATGCAACGGCAGCTCGGCCCCCGCTGGATGGACTGGGTGCTTTGTGGAATTGCCTCGAGGGAAAGCCGGTTTGGTTTGCTTCTGGACGATGAGGGCCTTGGAGACGGCGGCCATGGCCATGGCATCATGCAGGTGGACGACCGGAGCCATACGGCCTTTTGCGCCGGCGAGGGGTGGCAGGATCTGGCCGCCTCCCTCGAGTACGTGCATAAGAATGTGATCATCCCAGCCTTCAACTACTTGGGCGATTATTTCGATCTGTTTGAGGACTATGGGGCCCTGTTCCGTGGGGCCATTGCTGGGTACAACTGCGGCCCCGGCAACGTCCGTAAGGCCCTTGAGGCAGGGGCAGACGTGGACGCGAGGACAACTGGCCGGGATTATAGCCGGGACGTTCTGGCACGGGCTAAAGCCTTTAAGGAGGTGTTATCATGATTCCGCTTTTAGGTTTACTTCCTATTGTGGGCAATCTCGCCACGAACATTATGGACCGATTCTTCCCCAAGGAGATGGCTGAGGAAGAGAAAGCGGTCAAGCAGATGCAGCTTCAGGGCATCCTTTACCAACAGATGATGGAGCCCCTTGCTAAAGAGGTTGAGGATCTGGCAGACGCCCGGGCGAATGAACGGCAAGCCCTGAGCAGCGCCGGACCC
It encodes the following:
- a CDS encoding M15 family metallopeptidase, encoding MSFYDDVIKNDPRFRSAKPISDLALLEPVTRAAVQAIIADAAEMGHEMMAFETYRSRELQGIYFRRGVTKLQKVGVHHYGLAADIVKVVNGEPSWDGSFDFLGPLAQKYGMIWGGDWGKPDEPHTFRDYCHVQRVRVEDQGSLFREEWYPDKGFNPWEDERTVEAVEDAFRAATKSQMFKPEELALARQYLPAIQAAADSCTWPPELEAIMQRQLGPRWMDWVLCGIASRESRFGLLLDDEGLGDGGHGHGIMQVDDRSHTAFCAGEGWQDLAASLEYVHKNVIIPAFNYLGDYFDLFEDYGALFRGAIAGYNCGPGNVRKALEAGADVDARTTGRDYSRDVLARAKAFKEVLS